In Melanotaenia boesemani isolate fMelBoe1 chromosome 5, fMelBoe1.pri, whole genome shotgun sequence, the DNA window AATACGGTTATTAATAACAAGGAGGATATCTCAAAATTCTGTTTTGAGTACTTCTCCTTGTTGTATAAAACTCAGTTTAACAACGACTCCCTCTTAAAGTTTTCACAGCGTCTGGGAAACATGAAATCAATTAGTCAGGAAGAAAAATTATTCTGTGATTCTACTATTACTGAAAAAGAGATTGCTGAGGCTATAAAACGCCTTAAAAGCAACAAATCACCGGGCAGTGATGGAATCACAGCTgaattttataaattattctCTTATACTCTTACCCCTTTTCTTCTTGAAGTTTTTTCTGAAAGCCTCAGTAACGCCACACTCCCTGTTACCATGACTCAGAGTGTCATCAGTTTGATCCCTAAACCTAACAAAGAAATTGCTAACATTGAAAATTGGAGACCAGTAACCTTTTTTAATAATGACTATAAGTTGTTTGCTACTGTCTTTGCTCAGAGATTTAAATTGACATTGGATAGTATTATAGATGAAAATCAATCTGGGTTCATCATTAATAGACACATCTTCATTAACATAAGACTAGTTCTTGATCTGGTTGATTATTCTGACCTTATTGATGAAGATAGTTTCATACTTTTCCTAGACTTCTGTAAGGCTTTTGATTCTGTTGagcatccatttatttattttttttgtctagaAAAACTAGGATTTGGGAGGTTTTTCTGTTCCGCCATGTCAACCCTTTATGCTAATGGTAATAGTTGTATTAAATTAAGTACCGGTACAACTCATAGATTCCAGTTAGAGAGAGGTATTCGGCAAGGTTGCCCGGTCTCTGTGTACCTTTTTCTTATTGTGGGGCAGGTCTTTTGTCATTACCTGAAATCAAGCAATATTGAAGGAATTTCTGTTGCGGATAGGGTTTTACTATTGAGTCAATTGGCGGACGACACTTGTTTATTCCTGAAAGATGCTACCAAGGTACAGCGGGCTGTTGATACCATCTCTGCTTTTTCCAAAGCTTCAGGCCTTTGTTTAAACCTTAATAAGTGTGTTCTTTTTCCCTTAAAGACGTGTGCCGTAACCTCTATTAGCAATATTTTGGTCAAGGACCAGTTGAATTATTTAGGTGTCACTATTGCTAAACTCCAAAAGGACAGAGTTAACCTTAACTTTGCACCTCTGATTAAGAAAGCTGAGAACAAATTCAATCTCTGGTTACAAAGGGACATGTCTTTAAAAGGACGTGTTCTTTGTCCAAAGCTGAAGGTCTTTCTATACTTATTTATGCTGCATCATCACTGTCCTTGGACAATAGAACCTCCAAAAAAATTGATCAGGTATTATACAATTTTCTATGGGAAAAACGTCGGCACTACATTAGAAAATCAGTTGTCGCCAATTCCTTTTGGACTTCTCTACCTTAAACTATGTGTTTAAAGTCAAGtggttaaaacagtttttaataaatgactCTTCCATGTGGAATTTcattcctaaatttgtttttgattaAATTGGAGGTTTGCCCTTTATTCTCATGTGCAATTACAAAATTTGTAAACTCCCTGTTCAAGTGTCTAATTTTCATATGCAAGCCTTACAAGCCTGGAAACTAATTTACAAGCACAACTTTTCACCGCATAGGTACTACATTTGGAACAATGGggacattttacttaaaaataaaagtatttttttaaaacagtggtTTGATAAAGGTATTTTTTCTGTTATGCAATTGATGTCTCCTAACGGCCAACTTATGAgttttgctgattttatttctcGTTTCAATATTCAAATCTCTGATAAAGAATATGCCATGGTCATCAAAACTATCCCGACAGGGTCAATCTTGCTCCTGAGAAATGTACCACTTCAAGCCGATCCTGTCTTGATTCATCCCTCCGAGACCTTATGTGGgaaaatttgtttttcctcaggCCTTGAGAACTGTAACAAGGCTATCCGTAGCTTATTTTTGTCTGATACTGTCACCAAACCTAATATTGTTACATACTGGAATAGTGTTGTCAAAGATATTCCGTGGGCCCATGTTTGGATATGGATATGGATATATTCTAAATAATAAGATCAAGGAGGTCTCGTTTAAAATTCTACACAAAGTTTATCCTGTCAAACACTTCCTCAAGAAATTCATTAACAATGCTGATATCAACTCACCCTGAAACTGTTACCCATTTATTTTGGTATTGtgaatacagtaaaaaatttTGGTTTGATGTTTCCAAGTTTATTAATGACAACTTGCTTATTGACTTTTCTGTGTCCTTTGAACATGTGATTTTTGGTTTCTTTAAGCATGATagaaattttgttaaaaaagcCTATGTCATTAATCTACTGATTATTATGGCCAAATTCTTTCTGCATAAGTGTAAGTTCTCACAGCATCAACCTCTTTTCTTGTTGTTTCACAGAATGTTCATGTCTTATGTTAAATCTTTGAAAGCAATTAACAGTAAGGCAAGAAAGACAATTGCTACTTGTATTGCATTTAACTTATGTACGCCCTGAGCTGTAATTTGTAGTCTTTTTCTGTATCTTTGTTTTTGGTACTGGTTACCcctgtttatgttctttttttattttttttatttttcttctttttttcctttttttctcctctttattttattcttatccTTTTAGCTCTTGATGTATTCTGTCTTATCTTTTCACACCATTACACCTTTGTAATTCTCGTCCTTGCTGTTTAGTTCTTGCATTGTACAAGATCTGTAATTTTTTGTTGGATCCAATAAATggtgaagattaaaaaaaaaaaaaaaaaaaaagtaaaaaccgagaagaagaaaaatcatcAGAAGCAGCTGCAACAGTGGAGAGGTAAGTTGTGCAAATTTATTtactcttatttttttttaatcatcgaTCCATCGTGTTGCCGATCACACTACTCGGCGTTAACTGTTAACACTGGTGTGTTGTCCAGCATGTTCGTTTTAACCgttgttgaggcaaaaagttactctgtcaaggattgaggagtctggttctgaagtgaagaatgattacaagtttattgaacacagaattaaaatacaaagaatagaaagaatagaattgcaatccgagagactgttcagaggtctgacagcacagagatctgaagagaatctgataagaaacacacaggcagcatcttttaagcagaatgatcacgtcacatcacatcatatatcttgtaagataaaaacaaagagactgtctgttcctcacacaggattagacacttattgagcacataaacaactccagtgacattaaggccaggatgccctgctgggtcaCCCTGAAGATATCTGGCtagtatcagataagtcacacaggtcagtgtGAACTGCTCTAAGGAATGCATCAacttacgatagcaacaggctactcagcattaaactcaattaccaagaacttaaacaatctgtttaccatgagagtgatcagtagacacaatatagtaaaagggaataatatgataTTTCCACAACACCGTTAATATAAGTTTTCTTGAAGTTTCTAATTTCTGAATCTGTACGCGGCTTTTTCTTCAGTGTCACGTGACTTTTTTCTTTCGcgattgttttttttcctccgtAAAGATATACTAAAGAGATATATACATACTTAGGTTTCTAGCTTAGTTTATAACAGAattctattttatctttatctaattcacgttttattttatttattttttaacacattattttatgaagttctttatatgtgtgtgtgtgtgtgtgtttttttatctctgttctCATTTCTACTTATGGGGCTATTTGAtcttatttgaactttttaatattattactcCACtgttttcctcgtggggatTTTTTGCGCCAGAAGCTTGGCCAAGGGTCTGGGGGTTGTTTCCATGGTGGTCGCCCTTGTCCTGGTGGTTGGGGGGGTCCTGCATGCAGTCCTGCAGCTGTGCTGTGGACTCTGGCCTGCCCAGGTCTGGGTGGTTGCAGTGGTGATCTCTGTGGACATGGGCGAACTGGTTCCTGGTGTGATCGAATTCCCAAGACATCGTTTTATctctgcaatgagtttgccattgtttcctcacattgttttactttattatgcATACATTGTTTTTaccatgtaaagcgctttgtgTTGCCCTTGCAcggaaaagtgctctataattctttaatttgttgcaaatattttataagcattttgattcatttactcatttaagcattcttattcatttattcatttacattttatccttagattttagtaacatgcattaggctctgcttttaattaatagaactacagcttaattgttatcattgctttgcaggttacagatagtgcattcacataaactcatatagggttactgagttcaatactgagaaaagagCTGAGAATTAGCGGCCTTGACAATGTTCTGGATGGCCACTAGGGAGTAATCTAAATATTGTTACatctctttgcttatctattcactcctagcagaacggaatttcccagtaactcagaaatcattaaaaagaatagcctgtgtgtgaatattgtgagaaaaagtacaagggagtcagtagaaaggcagaaaaagatagtgaagcagagcatagtatctttttcttttcagctctgacgcaccCCAGAcgaaggacctggaggaatcaaattcccggaagaaggaaggaccaccttgcaaaatacacattcacataaatgtgcaccacatgcacgcacatagccacaatgctttgtatcactataaatgaggaggataatttagttaggcgggtctttttggctgaaccgaagggtcccgacactttgtgtattagtgatcagaagctaagctaacaggcctccttctcgagaagatatgtattgttttcttattactggcttaacaaagaattgtcaattctactcaaactctggtgtttttgccttcttttaaaaatgtggatttttgaacactcttccttctgatgatttatttacaggtggtgaacaaatcttttaaagccaacaaagaatattttaaaatttcaaattCTATAAGTCTTTTAATTGTATTCTGCTTCACTCCTGTAACTTTGTTTTATAGCTTAAagtgaaaagattttaaaaaatgaaaaacattttttttgttgcctCATGACTAGAATTATTTTTTACCTAAACTATTGTAgaaaacaagtttttctaaagtCGCTATATTCACATTTGCTAATTTCACTTGTAAACTAcaggcaaagagggagggaaatagaaagGGGTTAATctgtgtttgatcagtgtttatttaatcatcttataTGAAAACGTtagagtgaatgattttaaagatacaggtaaataccacgagtgctctgtgagatctgatgggatggttaactgttttttttcatagtttgttCAGGCAAAAATGtgcaagttttttgtttttgtacatgacttaaacatgaataataaagtttgTCAAAAGCATTTTTGAAGTCTTTTGACCTACTTCTTTGCCTCCAGTGTCAgttttgataatgaaaattacattacataaattttaattacattaaaaatcttgtggagataaacactgaatagaaaacagGATTGTTAACCGGATGAGaataagtttttattgaaattctcagtcagaataaacagtagcagcacaatggtaaacataaaattttaataaaagaaaatacagacacTTTAATAAACAAGTTTGATCATTTGAATTATCTTTgttacatgcatgcacacacgcacacgcacgtAGACACACACAAATCCAAAACCCTTTAAAAAGAACTGTTTTCTACAGCATCTTGTGTGTGCTGGCACTCTGCAACTCCAGGGTAGTTAATTTTGCAATTTTGCAACACAACagattttttgtacttttttgacAACAAACCCTGAAATGTAGACCAATATGATTAATTTCACTCTACAACCTGAAAACCTCCACTATTTagacacaaaacattaaacatctgaTTAAACAACATAATAATTCTTTTAAAGTATTCAACACATCTGAATAAGCAACAACTTTCATGAGAACAACTTATTTGGAGTGAAGAAGCTGAAGAACTGAAACCGTGAATCCTGAAAACAGAATGTGTTGATAGGCAAGTTTTATgttgtgaaaaatgtttttgcaataatttaaaattaagtgAATAATTTTTCAATTCActaagtaaaattttaatgaaaccatatgattttaatttattaggcatgtcaaaattaatgtttctacacaaagagattaatctgtggaattactgagttattttttttcttaataatgcTGAATCGCTGCGTACTGACcaccacacaaacaaaaaagaaaaagcaatcaCATTAACACAGAGATTTTAGAGCTACAAAGAAAACCAGAGAGCACTTCCAACCAAACAAAGAGGTAAATCAGTCTGTTGAATGAAAACACTGATGCAGACTTGAAGTGTTCATTTTAGGTGAGAATTCCTGTTAAATGATCTAAATGCAGATGCAAATGGTCACGAATGGGTCACTGATGGTCCAGATGGGAGTTTCTATGTCTCTGATCACATCTATTGTTTCGCTTGGTTTTGTCCTTCCAGGGTTTACTTGTGTacagaaaatgtgttaattcaaactttattaCTCCCCATTGAGACATCTTAAATCTGAATGTGTCAAAACAATTAAACTCAAATGTATTCAGGATCATTTTGTTCTAAATtctttctccaggtatctgttgaaGCCACTTCTCCAGCCCCCGGTGTTCTGATGACCTCTGGTACtgctgttgccttcaccttccaggctttctccggCTCTTtattgagtccttggtatttctccagaagtcccacaggatcttagccctctcttTCTCCACCACcatgggaggtgtttcccattgtgacctacgTGTCACGTgtcatattctgcacagatgcttttttacactatgctggctacttggttatggcgttCCATGCATTGTTTTCCTGGCAGTATCCTACCCCTGCTGTTACGTACTGGactgtttcaggggcctctttgcacagtctgcacctggaGTCTTGCCTGGtctggtagatctgggcctcgattgctctggtgctcatgGCTCCTGtgctaaaactgttttttaccTAAAACATTGATCCAGGCTTGAAGTGGTCGTTTTAGGTAAAAAATATCTGCCAAATTACCTTAATACAGATGCAACTTGTCATGAATGCATTACTGATGGTCCAGATGGGGGTTTCTATGTCTCTAATTACATCCATTGTCTACCTGGGTGCAAAGAAAGTGTCAAGGTTGAGGTGTGGAGGAGAGGAGCCACGTGTAGGCTGAGGGGGTTGGAGGCAGACCGGTGTAGAAGTCAAggtttattttacaataaacacacaGCAGTAACAGGACATGAAGGCTTACAATAGACTGGCAGGTTGAAAAATTACCAATACTCAGAAAGACTAATGACGAACAGGTAAAGTGAATAAACAACTCAAACAGGCTaaactaatgaacaggaaacagaaggcaaaacagaatacacaaaggaACGAAGTacaaaattagaaaagaaaacagactgcAAAAACCCAAATCAAAAGCCACAATCAAAGCTTCGACAAATCAGACAAAATGGAGCCCAAGATTTTCATTAATGTAAACAATTTTACAATAAATCATGAAAATTGTAAGAATTTCTGGTATTGAGTTTTATAGTTAACAGTTTACATTCAGCTTTACTGATACACAActaataaatgtttatctaagTGGATGAAAACCAGATTTGCTGGATGTTTACGAAGttcaaagaaaaaagttctctttacatctagttggtgagAGGCAAGTATATTTAGCGTAAGCCAATTAAGTTACTCCCATGGGATGCTTGAAATCTCAGGATGTCCTGAATTTCTATTTCTAGTTATATAgagatttaatcatttattccacacatacactactgttcaaaagtttgagGTCACTAGGATtggggattcaatagggaagtgaccccaaacttttgaacggtagtgtattcctaattaatgtaattttaaaataaatgtaatcatTTTCAGGTGTTTTACATAGACCAGCATTAAACTATAAGAAACTTTGTTTCTACTGTTTTAAACAGATAAATGGAAGTCATCCTTACAGCTTCATAGCTGCCTTAAAtagcaacacatttttaaagtgtaaaaggTTCATAAACGTGTAATATGCAGTAAAATTTAACCGGGTCAGGTGTAGGCACTGAAGTTTGACTGACTGAATAAAGAAATCTGTGTTATGTTGCCATCTAGTGGCTTTTTAATGAGAAATGAGTGTTTTCTTcatgacagaaataaattaatgaataataataatatataatataataatgacTGTTGTGTATTCTCTGTGTAATATACTGTAACTGCCTCATTCTTCtcatatataaaaccaaaaGAGAACATGTTTATTAccaaaaaacaattttattgaTCATGTTATCAGGTTTTTGAACAGATTCACTTCATCCCACAATCAATGTCAGAATATCGGCTCCGTAGGATAAAATAATGACACGTCCTGATTGATAAAGATCAAATATACAATTTAACCACCTGATCATTGAATTACTTTTGTCTATTTCAGTTTAATGAACTCTGCAGAGTCTCTGACAGGATGTGTACATAAATGGTGATAAAAGCGAATCCCAGCATAGAGcggctgagtgaatgtggtctggactctgtggaggagagtcaTGGTTTCAGAGACGCTGTAGAAAGACAGAATACCTGCTCTGTGGTCCAGATACACTCCTATTCTGGAGGAAGGAGGATCTGAGACTGCAGTTTTTACATTGTTGTGCcgaaaaatataactttttgtACCACAATATAATGCCCAAGATGTGTCACATGCCCCAAATCGATCTAGAGGTCTGCTGGTGTTCTTGTAGGCGACAGCAACATcaactcctcttcctctccactccacctcccagtaacaacgtCCAGTCAAACTCTCTCTGCTCAGGACCTGCCACCACTCAgtgaatctgtctggatgactaGGATAAGATTGTTGTTCATCCATTAATGTGATGTTTCTGTTTCCCTCAGATAATGACAGGAGTGTGTGTGCCgtgtttggatccagtgtgatttcTCTTGAATATTTTAGGAAGTCATCTCtgctctttggttctggttctggttttggttcatACAGTAAAACGTCCACATCAGTGACTGCCAGTGAGACGTTTGTCCATTTCTCTGTCAGGatgtcctgtagtttatctctggtctctgacacagctgctgtcacatcctcaaagtatcTGAGAGGACGAatattgatgctggatgagtgtgtagactcactgagtgctgaaagtgaggggtagttgtgtagaaactggctgtgatcctctgtgtgtgagagctgctgcagtttttcctgaagctctttgactcgactcacttcagtttcctgctgggatctgatcttctgcttcacatcagagcttcttttctggatgagacggatcagctcagtgaagatcttctcactgtcctccactgcTTTATCAGCGGAGCCattgatggcctccacctcctgttgaagcagcttcacatctttctggattctctgctggatttgTTGTCGACTCgcctccagcttcttctgcttctcagctctttctgctgcagctggaactgTTTCATGACCTTTATGTTCATCCATTAAGCAGAGATAACAGATACTCTGCTGATCAGTACGACAGTaaatcttcatcacctcatcatgacgAGAACAGATGAACTGCTGGAGATTCTTGGAGGGCTccaccagcttgtgtttcttaA includes these proteins:
- the LOC121639755 gene encoding tripartite motif-containing protein 16-like, coding for MVRRKTKLNQESISCSICLDPLKDPVTIPCGHSYCMNCIKTHWDEEDQRRIHSCPQCRKTFKPRPVLEKNILLEAVVKQLKKTGLQAAPADHCYAGPEDVACDVCTGRKPKAIKSCLVCLVSYCKKHLQPHYDVAQFKKHKLVEPSKNLQQFICSRHDEVMKIYCRTDQQSICYLCLMDEHKGHETVPAAAERAEKQKKLEASRQQIQQRIQKDVKLLQQEVEAINGSADKAVEDSEKIFTELIRLIQKRSSDVKQKIRSQQETEVSRVKELQEKLQQLSHTEDHSQFLHNYPSLSALSESTHSSSINIRPLRYFEDVTAAVSETRDKLQDILTEKWTNVSLAVTDVDVLLYEPKPEPEPKSRDDFLKYSREITLDPNTAHTLLSLSEGNRNITLMDEQQSYPSHPDRFTEWWQVLSRESLTGRCYWEVEWRGRGVDVAVAYKNTSRPLDRFGACDTSWALYCGTKSYIFRHNNVKTAVSDPPSSRIGVYLDHRAGILSFYSVSETMTLLHRVQTTFTQPLYAGIRFYHHLCTHPVRDSAEFIKLK